TCAGACACAACTCGCGGAAGCGATCGCCTCTTTGTTCAAAGTTTTGGAATTGGTCAAAACTGGCACAAGCTGGTGAGAGCAAGACCCCTTTTGCTTGATATTGCTTGGCTAAAGCCAATCCTTGGGGGACTGCGTTTTCCAGGGTTTCTACCTGCTCAAAGGCGGTATAACCTACCTCAGCGAGGCGCTTGGCGAACAGTTCAGAAGCCTCGCCAATGAGTAAGACGGCGGCGGCTTTAGCTTTAATGGTCTCTAACCACGCGGTATCGTCGCCTTCTTTGGCTTCTCCTCCCGCAATTAAAATCACGGGTTCGCTAACGGCGGCTAACCCAACCTGGGCCGCATCGTAGTTTGTGGCTTTGCTATCGTTAATCAGAACAATCCCATCGAGGGTGCGGATGGTTTCTAGACGGTGGGGAACCCCTGGAAATTCTGCAATGGCTTGAGCGATCGCGCTCTTGTTAATTCCGGCGAGTCGCGCAACCGCCACAGCCATTAACAAATTTTGCTGATTGTGCGCCCCTACCATTTTTAACGCATCCGCCCGAACAATCGGTTCGCCTTGAGCAATGACCCATCCCTCTTCTAGGTAGACGCCGCGATCGCGATCGCCTAATAGCTTGTCTTTGCCAGCCGTACTCGTCCAAATTGCCTCTTGCCACTGGGTTAACCCCATTTGGCACAGATAGGGATCGTCGCCGTTAAACACTTGCCAGCGCGATCTCTTCAGCAAGCTTGCCTTAATGTTGTAGTAATTTGAGAGCGTTTTGTGACGGTTGAGGTGATCGGGGGTAAAAGTTGTCCAGACTCCAATTTCAGGTGCTAGGGTGAGGGAAGATTCAATCTGATAGCTGCTAATTTCTGCGATGACCCAATCCAGAGGTTTTTTAGAGGAGTCGGTTGCAGCCAGAGCGAGTTCTCCAATGGCACGACCAATGTTGCCGCAGGCTGGCGCATTCAGTTGGGCGGTTTGAAAAATCGCAGCGACTAGGGCAGTTGTGGTGGTTTTGCCGTTGGTTCCCGTAATGCCAACCCAGGGAATCTGTTTTAAATGACGCCAAGCCAGTTCAACTTCACCCAAAACTTCAATTCCCAACGTTCTGGCTTGTACCAAGACAGGCACATCCCAAGGAACTCCCGGACTGACGACAATGCACTGGGGCAACTCGCCGCTAGCTTCTAAGTTGAAGTCCGATCCCAGATAAACGGGAATGCCTTCAGATTGAAGTTGCTGCTGTTGTTGTTGCAAGGGGGCAGAGGTATTGCGATCGCTCGCGCTAACTTGCCATCCTTCCCGTTGCAGGAGGCGTGCTGCTGCAAGACCTGATTTTCCCAGTCCGATGACGTGAGCGTGAGCCATAGACAATCTCTACCGATCCCAACTTTGCCAACTTCATATTTTATTATCCTTTTGAACCCTAAAAAAAATAGTCATTTCTGCTGATTTCTGCCAGCGCTTTGTAAAGTGTGTGTAAACGCTATCCAACTGAGAGTGAATGCGCTAACATTTTCACAGACCTCTGTCTATCTTTCTCAAGATAGAATTATCAGCTTGCCCGCCTTGGAATTTGTGAGTCTAGCGCCGCTTGGGTGAATCTGGGAGCCGTGAGTTGCTGTTCTCAGTTTTGTGGATAAAGTTGATTTTCAAGCAATTTCCAGTCTAATTCCCGTCTTCAGCGAGGAACTAAGGGGAATCCATCTGTCAACTCGCTTGTGTGGCTCCAAATTTGACAGTCTTCTGTAAACGCCCACCCCTTGAGAATTACAGGGGCGATCGCCTTTTTTCTGTGGAGACCCAAAGCGAACGGGAGCAAAATTTATGAGTTTTGACGCACAAGTTGTGGTTTCCGACCCTTTGTTTTCTTGCTCTGGCGAGATGAGCGATCGCATCCGCACTCGCAACTGGTCGGCAACCCCCCTCGGCGCGATCGCCACCTGGCCGCAGAATTTGCGGATCGCCCTGAGCATTTTGCTGTCTTCGCAATTTCCCATGCAAATCCTCTGGGGGCCCGAATACATTCACTTTTATAACGATGCTTATATTCCAATTGCTGGGAACAAACACCCCCAGGCGCTAGGACAGCGAGGGCGCGAATGTTGGTCAGAAGTATGGGACTTTGCCGGCCCGCTATTAGATAACGTTAGAACCACCGGAGAAGCTACTTGGTCAGAAGATCAACTCCTGTGGCTCAACCGTCAAGGGTATTTAGAAGAATGCTACTTTACCTTTTCTTATGCCCCCATCTACGGGGAGGCGGGTCAAGTGGATGGCATCTTTATTGCCGTACAGGAAACCACCTCGCGCTTGATGAGCGAACGCCGCCTCAAAACCTTGCAAGCTGAAGCCCAAGAATCCAGAAATCGCTTAGAACGGGTGCTGGCCAGTCTCAATGATGCGTTCATGATGCTGGATCGTCAATGGTGCTATACCTATGTCAATCCGCCAGCCACTCAACTGTTTGGCAAAACCGAGGCTGAATTACTCGGTCAACCCATTTGGCAAGTCACCCCTAGCTTTAACGAAATAGCTTGTGCTAGCCAACTTCGGCAAGCCATGACCGAGCAAAAGGTGCGGTATTTTGAACGTTATTGCCCGTTGCAAAATCGGTGGTTTGAACTGCGCGTGTATCCCTTTCCGGATGGTCTTTCCTTGCTGTGCGTTGATATTAGCGATCGCAAACAAGTGGAAACCGAACTCGCAGAACTCCTCAGCCGCGAACAAGCCGCCAGAGTCACCAGCGAAGCCGCCCGCGAAGCCGCCGAAGCTGCCAACCGAATTAAAGACGAGTTTCTCGCCGTCTTATCTCACGAATTGCGAACGCCCCTCAACCCGATTATCGGTTGGGCGCAAATTTTGCAAACGCGCCCATTAGACCCAGAAACCACCAAACGGGCCTTAGAAACCATCGAACGCAATGCCAAATTACAAACGAAATTAATCGAAGATTTGCTAGATGTTTCGCGGATTCTGCGGGGAAAATTGAACCTAGAAGCGCATTCGGTGGATTTAGCGACCATTATTGGAGTCGCCATCGATACGGTGCGTTTAGCCTGCGAAGCCAAGTCAATTAACCTGCAAACGCACTTTCAGCCCCATGTTGGCTGCGTGATGGGCGATGCTAACCGCCTGCAACAGGTGATGTGGAATCTGTTAGCCAATGCCGTCAAGTTTACCCCACCAGGCGGACAGGTGAATATCCGGTTGGAGCAAGTAGAACGTGACGCCCAAGTTACCGTCAGCGATACGGGCCAAGGCATTTCTCCAGAGTTTTTACCCCATGTTTTTGAGTATTTCCGCCAGGAAGATGGAACCCTGACCCGCGCTTCGGGGGGATTGGGTTTGGGGCTAGCGATCGTGCATCATTTAGTGGAATTGCACGGCGGAACCATTACCGTCGAGAGTTCCGGGTTGGGTTTAGGGGCCACCTTTACTGTCCGCTTACCGCTTTCAGAGAAGCGATCGCGCCCTCGCAGTCGCGCTAAAACCCTGCTTCCCCACATTCATTTACGGGGAATGAAGATTTTGGTGGTGGATGACGAGGCGGATATGCGCCAGTTTCTCAGGTTTTTACTCGAAGAGTATGGGGCAAGCGTTGGGGTTGCAGACTCGGCCGAAGGCGCTTTGCAAGCGTTGAAATTCGACAATTTTGACGTGCTGGTCAGCGATATTAGTATGCCCCAGGTGGATGGTTATCGACTAATTCGACAGATCCGCGAGCAGGGAAATCGGATTCCGGCGATCGCGCTGACGGCCTATGCAGGCGAAGCGAACCGCCAACAAGCCATCAGCGCAGGCTTTCAAATCCATTTAGCCAAACCCGCCAACCCCGAAGAACTCGTAGAGGCGATCGCGCAATTGAAAGCGTGAACTACTCGTTGTTGGGGTGGCACGGCACTTCTGGGGTAGTGACCAAAGGGTCTGGAGAAACGGCACTCAGCGTCCAAGGTCGGGTCGGGTTCGAGGAGTCTGAGTCATCGAATGCTCGCGTAGGTAACTCGGCGGCGATCGCATCGGTGGGTAAAGCGTCCAGCAGGGGTTGCAAGTCTTGTAAAACTTCGTGGGCTGTTTGGTAGCGCTGGCGACAATCGACGCGCACCATCTGATTAATGATGACGGCTAATTCGTTGCTGGTCTTAGATTGATGCTGCCAGATCAATTCCCCCGTTTTGGGGTCATCCTGTAAGGAATTGACGGGCAACCCAGTTAGGGCTTGAATGGCGATCGCGCCGACGGCATAGAGATCGCTGTTGATTAAAGGCTTGCCCAAACATTGCTCCCTAGGGGCATAGCCGCGAGTGCCAATGCCAATGGTGATACTGTTCTGCGCGAGATTGCCCGTGGATTGAGAGTTAATCAGCTTGACGGCCCCAAAGTCAATTAACACCAGTCTGCGATCGCTCTGGCGGCGGATGATATTGCTCGGTTTAATATCCCGGTGAATCACCCCTTGCTGATGCACGAATTCCAGCACGCTTAGGAGATCCTGGAGAATTCGCAAAACCCGCATTTCCGATAGGGGTTGTCCGATGGTGAGTTCGCTGCTGAGGGGAGTTCCTTGAATCAGTTCTTGCACCAGATAAAATTCTCGATCCTCTTCTAAATAGGCATAGAGTTGAGGAATTTGATCGTGATGACCGAGTTGTTCTAAGGTTTGGGCTTCCCGATGAAATAAGCGACGCGCCACTTGCATGACGTTCGGGTCATCGGAGGCGATTTTAAGCTGTTTGACCACGCATTCCGGTTTGCCCGGTCGTCCTCGATCCTCGGCGATGTAAGTTTCGCCAAATCCTCCAGTTCCTAAGACTTCTAAAATGCAGTAGCGGTCTTGAATTAGTTTGCCAATGGGGGGCGGAACGCGATTTCCGCAGAGATCTCTGGGCGCATCGACCGGCTTTGAGGCGGTGTCCGGGGGCAATTCTGACGGGGCGGGGGATGCTTCGGCGGGGGCGGTTGCGTTCCTGCGCCATCGTTCAACGCCATAAAGCGTGCCGCACAGGGCGATCGCGATCGCGGGAGTTGCCGTGGGGACGATGGTAAGGGCTGCCACAAATAACAGATAGCTGGTTATCGTCCAAGCCACGATAATTCCCAACGTCCAACTCAAGCAACTCACCAGACCTTGGGGACGGCTTAACCCCCAGCCAATGCTGGCTAGCAGGATAAACACGAGCAAGCCGCCTCCGGTCGTTTGGGGAACCGCCTGTTTGAGGGTGCGGTTTTGCATTAAGGTGGCGATCGCATTGGCGTGCAGTTCTACCCCCGATAGTTGTTCGGGGTAGAAGGCGGTACCGGAGAAGGGGGCGTTTTGAAAGTTTTGCAGCAAGGAAGCCGTCGGGCCGATCAAGACAATTTTGTCGCGGAAGTATTGACCCGCTTGCAGGTAGGTGTTCCAGTTGTCGGCGTTGAGGATATGCCAAAACGGGATATGTTCAAAGCTGCCCCCCGGCCCGTAGAAGAATAAATGACTGCCGCGCGGTTTGGGATAACTCACTTGGGCAGCTTGCAGGGCGGCTTCGGCGAGGGAGGGGGTGGTAATGGCCCATTGCTGGTAGAGTTCGGCTTGATCGGGGTAGGCTTTGGCGAGGTGTCGGGGAAAGGCACGGCCGAGTTGGTGGACGCGGCGATCGCCTTCGAGTAAGAAGTTAATGGTGCCGCTAATGGGGGCGTAGGCGCGGTAGGGGGCGTGGGGTTGAATCAGTTGGATCAGGTTTCCCTGCCGGATGCGGGCGTTTTCGTAACTGGCGGCGAGGGCAATGCGATCGCCATATTGTCGAAAGGTTTCTTTGAGTTGGGCGTCGTCGTCGCTACCGTAGCTGCTAGGGGCGTCGAATAGCAGGTTGAGGACGACGGCTTTTGCCCCGGCTTCCATGAGGCGATCGATGGCTTGGGCATAGGTGGCACGCGGCCAGGGCCAGG
This Desertifilum tharense IPPAS B-1220 DNA region includes the following protein-coding sequences:
- a CDS encoding serine/threonine-protein kinase, with amino-acid sequence MSKPNSERIASLALTALDAQSTETPGIWQRAMRGRKTHLGILACALASAIATATDSGIAARWERRVQTLFFELRGPVAAPTNIVILAIDEQSLAQGQAYRSNPEQYAELEPLQTWPWPRATYAQAIDRLMEAGAKAVVLNLLFDAPSSYGSDDDAQLKETFRQYGDRIALAASYENARIRQGNLIQLIQPHAPYRAYAPISGTINFLLEGDRRVHQLGRAFPRHLAKAYPDQAELYQQWAITTPSLAEAALQAAQVSYPKPRGSHLFFYGPGGSFEHIPFWHILNADNWNTYLQAGQYFRDKIVLIGPTASLLQNFQNAPFSGTAFYPEQLSGVELHANAIATLMQNRTLKQAVPQTTGGGLLVFILLASIGWGLSRPQGLVSCLSWTLGIIVAWTITSYLLFVAALTIVPTATPAIAIALCGTLYGVERWRRNATAPAEASPAPSELPPDTASKPVDAPRDLCGNRVPPPIGKLIQDRYCILEVLGTGGFGETYIAEDRGRPGKPECVVKQLKIASDDPNVMQVARRLFHREAQTLEQLGHHDQIPQLYAYLEEDREFYLVQELIQGTPLSSELTIGQPLSEMRVLRILQDLLSVLEFVHQQGVIHRDIKPSNIIRRQSDRRLVLIDFGAVKLINSQSTGNLAQNSITIGIGTRGYAPREQCLGKPLINSDLYAVGAIAIQALTGLPVNSLQDDPKTGELIWQHQSKTSNELAVIINQMVRVDCRQRYQTAHEVLQDLQPLLDALPTDAIAAELPTRAFDDSDSSNPTRPWTLSAVSPDPLVTTPEVPCHPNNE
- a CDS encoding ATP-binding protein is translated as MSFDAQVVVSDPLFSCSGEMSDRIRTRNWSATPLGAIATWPQNLRIALSILLSSQFPMQILWGPEYIHFYNDAYIPIAGNKHPQALGQRGRECWSEVWDFAGPLLDNVRTTGEATWSEDQLLWLNRQGYLEECYFTFSYAPIYGEAGQVDGIFIAVQETTSRLMSERRLKTLQAEAQESRNRLERVLASLNDAFMMLDRQWCYTYVNPPATQLFGKTEAELLGQPIWQVTPSFNEIACASQLRQAMTEQKVRYFERYCPLQNRWFELRVYPFPDGLSLLCVDISDRKQVETELAELLSREQAARVTSEAAREAAEAANRIKDEFLAVLSHELRTPLNPIIGWAQILQTRPLDPETTKRALETIERNAKLQTKLIEDLLDVSRILRGKLNLEAHSVDLATIIGVAIDTVRLACEAKSINLQTHFQPHVGCVMGDANRLQQVMWNLLANAVKFTPPGGQVNIRLEQVERDAQVTVSDTGQGISPEFLPHVFEYFRQEDGTLTRASGGLGLGLAIVHHLVELHGGTITVESSGLGLGATFTVRLPLSEKRSRPRSRAKTLLPHIHLRGMKILVVDDEADMRQFLRFLLEEYGASVGVADSAEGALQALKFDNFDVLVSDISMPQVDGYRLIRQIREQGNRIPAIALTAYAGEANRQQAISAGFQIHLAKPANPEELVEAIAQLKA
- the murD gene encoding UDP-N-acetylmuramoyl-L-alanine--D-glutamate ligase, coding for MAHAHVIGLGKSGLAAARLLQREGWQVSASDRNTSAPLQQQQQQLQSEGIPVYLGSDFNLEASGELPQCIVVSPGVPWDVPVLVQARTLGIEVLGEVELAWRHLKQIPWVGITGTNGKTTTTALVAAIFQTAQLNAPACGNIGRAIGELALAATDSSKKPLDWVIAEISSYQIESSLTLAPEIGVWTTFTPDHLNRHKTLSNYYNIKASLLKRSRWQVFNGDDPYLCQMGLTQWQEAIWTSTAGKDKLLGDRDRGVYLEEGWVIAQGEPIVRADALKMVGAHNQQNLLMAVAVARLAGINKSAIAQAIAEFPGVPHRLETIRTLDGIVLINDSKATNYDAAQVGLAAVSEPVILIAGGEAKEGDDTAWLETIKAKAAAVLLIGEASELFAKRLAEVGYTAFEQVETLENAVPQGLALAKQYQAKGVLLSPACASFDQFQNFEQRGDRFRELCLSL